The stretch of DNA aaatggatcaagcaaagatagggttcttgcctatgttacaaggtgtggagttgagtcagactcaatgcccgaccactgcagaagatagatagaaaatgaaagtcattccctatgcttcagccataggttctatcatgtatgcgatgttgtgtaccagacctgatgtgtgccttgctattagtttagcagggaggtaccaatgtaatctaggagtggatcgctagacagtggtcaagaacatcctgaaatacctgaaaaggactaaggatatgtttctcgtttatggaggtgacaaagagctcgtcgtaaatggttacgtcgatgcaagcttNNNNNNNNNNNNNNNNNNNNNNNNNNNNNNNNNNNNNNNNNNNNNNNNNNNNNNNNNNNNNNNNNNNNNNNNNNNNNNNNNNNNNNNNNNNNNNNNNNNNNNNNNNNNNNNNNNNNNNNNNNNNNNNNNNNNNNNNNNNNNNNNNNNNNNNNNNNNNNNNNNNNNNNNNNNNNNNNNNNNNNNNNNNNNNNNNNNNNNNNNNNNNNNNNNNNNNNNNNNNNNNNNNNNNNNNNNNNNNNNNNNNNNNNNNNNNNNNNNNNNNNNNNNNNNNNNNNNNNNNNNNNNNNNNNNNNNNNNNNNNNNNNNNNNNNNNNNNNNNNNNNNNNNNNNNNNNNNNNNNNNNNNNNNNNNNNNNNNNNNNNNNNNNNNNNNNNNNNNNNNNNNNNNNNNNNNNNNNNNNNNNNNNNNNNNNNNNNNNNNNNNNNNNNNNNNNNNNNNNNNNNNNNNNNNNNNNNNNNNNNNNNNNNNNNNNNNNNNNNNNNNNNNNNNNNNNNNNNNNNNNNNNNNNNNNNNNNNNNNNNNNNNNNNNNNNNNNNNNNNNNNNNNNNNNNNNNNNNNNNNNNNNNNNNNNNNNNNNNNNNNNNNNNNNNNNNNNNNNNNNNNNNNNNNNNNNNNNNNNNNNNNNNNNNNNNNNNNNNNNNNNNNNNNNNNNNNNNNNNNNNNNNNNNNNNNNNNNNNNNNNNNNNNNNNNNNNNNNNNNNNNNNNNNNNNNNNNNNNNNNNNNNNNNNNNNNNNNNNNNNNNNNNNNNNNNNNNNNNNNNNNNNNNNNNNNNNNNNNNNNNNNNNNNNNNNNNNNNNNNNNNNNNNNNNNNNNNNNNNNNNNNNNNNNNNNNNNNNNNNNNNNNNNNNNNNNNNNNNNNNNNNNNNNNNNNNNNNNNNNNNNNNNNNNNNNNNNNNNNNNNNNNNNNNNNNNNNNNNNNNNNNNNNNNNNNNNNNNNNNNNNNNNNNNNNNNNNNNNNNNNNNNNNNNNNNNNNNNNNNNNNNNNNNNNNNNNNNNNNNGGGGAGATTTCAATATTCTTAGATATCAGCAGGAAAAAAATGACCGGTTTGACACTAGGTGGCCATTCCTCTTCAATGTTGTTATTGACAGCCTGGACCTGCGGGAACTCACCATGTCTGGTCGTCAGTATACCTGGGCCAATAACCGGGTAAATACAACTTTTGAAAAACTTGACCGGGTTCTCGTTACCACCGACTGGGAATATAAATATCCCCTAGCCTCGGTACGGGCCCTAGAAAGAATTGAGTCCTTATCGGATCACGCTCCATTGTTAACCGATTTTGGATAGACAGCTCTTTAAGAAAGGCCGATTTAAATTGCGACTATCTACCTTAATTGATACTCTTGATAAAATTGCGGAGGTGCGGCCTCTTTCTGCTGAGGAGATTGAGCAAAAAAGCAATTTCAATGAGCAGATTGCTCGCCTATTACGCGAGCAGGAGATTAAATGGTACCAACGTTGCAAGGCGGACTCGCTCGTTCTAGGTGATGATAATACAAAATACTTTCAAATGCTCGCCAATGATAGACATAGAAAGAAACGTATATTAGCTCTAGATCAGGATGAGGGCCGCATCGAGGGGGACGTACATCTCAGAAGCTTTATTACTAAGTATTACAAAGAACTTTTTGGCCCGTCAACTGATACATCTCTTGAGATGGACGAGTCTATTACTCATGACATCCCTCAAGTTTCAGAAGCGGAAAATGAATTCCTAACCTCCCCATTCTCCGAGGAGGAAATTCGAACCGCGATGTTTCAGATGGAACACAACAAGGCTCCAGGTCCGGATGGTTTTCCTGTGGAGTTTTATCAATGTTTCTGGGATATGATCAAGTCGGACCTGGTTCGGTTGTTTAATGAACTAAATGCTGAGGACCTTGACATTTCCCGTTTAAACTATGGGGAAATCATCCTTTTACCTAAGACTAAGGAGGCTAGTTGCATTCAACAATATAGACCGATTTGTCTCCTAAACGTAAGCTTTAATTATTTTTACTAAAGTTGCAACTAATCGGTTGAACGGGGTGGCTGACCATGTGGTCAAACCCACCCAAACAACATTTTTGCAAGGACGCAACATACTAGATGGAGTTGTTGTACTGCATGAAACTATACATGAGCTTCACCGTAAAAAGTTGCATGGAGTTATCCTTAAAATAGACTTTGAAAAAGCCTATGATAAAGTTAAATGGCCCTTTCTGTTGCAAACCTTGCGTATGAAGGGGTTTTCGCAAAAATGGTGTCGTTGGGTAGAGAGTTTTGTGTCCGAAGGGAGCGTGGCCATCAAGGTTAATGACGATGTTGGCAACTACTTTCAGACCAGGAAGGGGCTTCGCCAAGGGGACCCCGCATCTCCTATTTTATTTAACACTGTAGCCCATAAGTCAGAGGTGTTATTCCTCATCTAGCAGAAGAAGGCTTATCTATTCTACAATATGCGGATGACACAATTTTTTTCATGGATCATGATCTAGAGAAAGCAAGAAACCTCAATGTGTTCTTAAGAAACTTTCTGGTCTCAAAATTAATTTTCATAAGAGTGAACTTTTTTGCTTCGAAGATGCTGCAGAATCTGCACCTGAGTATGCTGACATTTTTGGCTGCCAACTCGGGCAATTCCCAATTCGGTATCTAGGGATACTCATTCACTATCGGCGCTTAACTATAGCTGAGTGGAAGTATGTGGAAGAGAGACTTGAGAAACGTCTAGCCAATTGGAAGTCCAAACTCTTGTCTTATGGAGGTCGGTTAATTTTGATTAATTCTGTCCTCAGTAATATGGTGTTATACATGCTGTCATTCTTCCACCTACCTAAAGGGGTTCTTCAGCGCTTAGATTACTTCAGATCCAGATTTTTCAGGCAAAGTGATAATGAAACCAAGAAATATCGACTGGCTAGGTGGAATGTATTATGTCGACCTAAAAGTCAAGGGGGACTTGGAATCCAAGACCTTGAGATTAAAAACATTGCTCTACTCAGCAAATGGGTGTACAAACTACTCACTGAGAATGGAGTTTGGCAGGAGATCATTCGTAACAAGTACGTCGGATCCAAAGCCATTTCTCAAGTTTATTGGAGACCTGACGATTCACATTTTTGGAGTGGGGTGATGAAGGCTAAGGAATTCTTTTCCAATTTGGTACTTTCTTGGTTAGAGACGGATCGCAGGTCCGATTCTGGGAGGACACCTGGCTAGGTAACACCCCTCTCAATGTGCAATACCCCAACTTGTACAAGACTGTCAGGCATAAATTTGTCACGATCAAACAAGTTTTGGGACAAGAAAACTCGGATATTTATTTCCGCAGCGATCTTTTAGGACCTCGCCTGGCAGCATGGAATGAATTACTCATACGACTAGAGGTCATTCAGCTGTCAGGTGAATCGGACATTTTCGGACGGAGATTGCATCAGAATGGCAAGTTTTCAGTCAAGTCCATGTATGATGCACTGGTTCATAGCGAGGTTCCGGTTGATAACAGGAAATTGTGGAAGCTCAAAATACCTCTGAGAGTGAGGATATTCCTCTGGTTTCTAAATAAAGGGGTCATCTTAACTAGAGATAATTTGGCACGACGCAACTGGCAGGGTAGCACAAAATGTGTCTTCTGCCAACATGACGAGTCTATTAGACACTTATTTTTTGAGTGTAAGTTTGCTCGGTCTGTTTGGGCCATAGTTCACATTGCTTCAAATCTATACCCCACGAAGTGCACGTAATATGTTTGGCAACTGGTTGAGGGGAATTCAAAAACAATTTTCTGCACACATTCTTGTGGGGGTAGCTGCCTTATACTGGGCATTGTGACTTACCAGGAATGATGTGGTTTTTAATAATAAATGTGTTTCATCTCCTATGCAGCTTATTCATATATGTACGCGATGGCTCAGGCTGGAGGACAGAGACCTTTTTATGATGGCGTCTATGCGGCTGTAGCGTTCGGCCAGGGAGGCTTTCTACCTCCATGGATGGCGGTGTGATCTTCGGATAGGATCGGCCACGTCATAGGCTGGATTTATGTTTCTTTTTAGCGCTCTTTCTTTTTTTGTTGCTTTTCGGACCTTGGATTTATTGGCTGTGTGCATCTGattatgcagaggccgggtgttcTTTTGGTGCGACTATATCACCTCGATATCTCAATTAAATGAAATGCCTTTTATCAAAAAACAGTTTCCTCTAAGCAAATCACCTCTCACGCATCGAAACGAGACGCTCGTAGCCTCTGATACTGACAACAATGCTGTCAAGCAAATTTGGACATGATTTTTCTTCACCAAGAgttttttttagcaaaagagagGCCATCCTCTTCGATTTCATTTATAGAAATCACACAATCTTCAATTTAGCAAAAGAGAGGTCTGATCTTTAGCAAGAGCTAATCCCCTCCCACCCTTCAAAACGAGATGCTCGTAGCCTCGTCCACAAAATCTTCTCTTTCACTGATGCACAAATGCCGCAGAATTCGACGATAGACGCCTCAGAAACATGGAAATGCACAGTAAACTTTGCTAGCTCAAAGAAGGGCAGTCTCATTTATTCCAGAAAAATACAAAGGAGAACACTGAGGGAACAGTTACTGCTTGTACTACACTACAGCAACAATGCCAGCCGAGCTGGCCTTCTGAACGTATCTATCTACAGCCTGATCAAATATCATAGGCCTCACAGGACTTACAGCAGTACATAAACAGGAGCTTTACCGCTATATATGGCTTACAATTGATTGTGTTACATTTCAGTTCCACATGATTGTCGTCGGGTGTGATAACTTCTACACTCTATACTGAATGAGCTGATATGCTTTATAAAGTTCCTCCAGGAGGATAAGGCGGGCGTTAACCATCTTCATTTCTGAAAAAAAAAATCACACGTATGCGTGTTTAGACGTAGTACCAATAATAAGATTAAAGAACACCTTACTTTCAATCGGCAACTCTTATGCATATTTTCATTTTGAAGGACAAAGTCCCTGTTGCCAGATCATCTGTAATACTAGGTGGGAGGCCATGTAAAGGTATCTGACAGGCAAATTTAAGTAATTAAGTTTACTGCATCTCTAGACAATGTATGCAACTGGCTATATTTTTAAGTGACCACAGTATTTTGAATGTTGAGAAGTACAAAACATATATTCAGGAATTTCGGTTACTGAGTTAGCTATGACATACCCATCCATTGTTGTTGTCCAAATGAAGGAAACCGCCATGGCCTCGAGCATTCTTAAACTTGTAGACAGGTCCAGAAGCTGATAATAGAAGTCGAGTAAGACAGTAAGTACAGGCCAGAGAGCAGAGTAAATAATCTGATTTTATTGATTTATTACTCTGAAGATCCATAGCATAGCTTGCGAAGAACAGAACAAATAGATTTTGAACAAACATGAATAGAGCTATATTTTGCTTTGAGATGTCAGCACATAAGCATTGGAATGCCAGCTTAATAATACATAGTAGCAATAAACAACTGACAGGTAACAGCATATTTTTCACAATATGGACTGAAACATCTGTGCCATTACATGAAAACAAGCTGAAATTATAACTGTAGTATACATGAATAAAGTAACACATTTACAAAAGGAAATTGCATATGTACATGATTTTTTCTAAGAATACCTTCATAGCCACCGTACACTGGATCTTCAGACAATAAAAGAGGTGTGTCCAGGTCAATAAAACTGCAACCACAAAGGAAGAAGAACCATTTAAGCACCTGGTCTGACAGCCATCATTTCTAGTTTGAACTCCATGCCATCATTTCAATTTTGAACTAAAATCACGACACTTATTATGGAACTGAGGGAGTAATACTTTTTGCAGGGAATTTTCACAATTAACCAACCTGAAACAACCAAGCCCAGCGGCCAGATGACCAGCAAAGCCCATGGCAATCCTAGTCTCGACCATACCACCGATCATAAGTGCAATACCAGCTTTTCTTGCAGCATCAATTACTTCGAGGGCTCCAAGAACCCCCAACTTTGCCAGTTTGATGTTAATAACATGAGCAAGATTTCCATGTATAATTTTCTGAGCATCATGTAAACCACGACAGCTTTCATCAGCAGCAACAGCAACTCTGTATTTCTCCATAGCAGCAATGCTAACATCACGGAGACCTTCCCAGTCATCTCTATGAACTGGTTGCTCAAAGAGTACAGGAGTCACTCCCATTTCTGAAACCAATGAAATAAATAAGTTATAGTACTAAAAACACCATACAACATCACACTGACTGAGATATTAAATAGTGAAAAGATTGAACATAGTGAGAGTACAAACCGTTCAGTCTGTCAAGAACTTCAATTGCTTGGTTTGCTGTGTACCCTTCATTTGCATCCAAGATAAATGAGCAGTCCGGATGGACTAGCCGTATAGCCTTCAGAACTTCTATGTCCGAGTTCAAGTTTTTCCCTACTTTGAGCTTCAGAGTTTGAAACCCTTGTCCTCGATATTTTGCAGCCAATTGAGCAGCTTCATTTGGGGTCACAATTGGAATCTAAATTCAGAAAGAGATGAACTTAGCAATTTTGATTAAGCAAACATAAGCATGCTCAACCCACTGCAGAGGATACTTCGATAACCATACTGTGATGTCTGTTGTCACGGTGTTTGATGCTCCCCCAAATAATCTCCACAAGGGTATGCGGATGCTGTTAGCTACCGCGTCAATCACTGCCATCTCCACTCCTGCTCTGGCCTTTGTTGGAGAAAAGAACAAGCAAATACACATCAGAGGAAGATTCTCTTGTCCAAACAATTTTGGTATCTTTATTGAAAAAAAAACACTTTTGGTATCAGTGGGAGAAATACTGAGAACCAGATAATATATCTGACTAATTTCCAAGAGAAGAAATTAAAGCAGTTGTATCTGGGCTAAAAGGATCAGAATCTAAGAACTGAGAACCAACTTTCCCTTGAAGGTAGGACTTGTCTGATTTTGGATGTATTTCTTTGTTACTCCTTGCTTTTGTTGAGAGTCCCTtaattactactccctccgtagtgatctaaacgctcttatatttgtttacagagggaCTATTTATTTAGGGTAAAATTTCTCTATGCAGTTATCATTCATTTTGGGCATGAGCCAGTGGTCAACATCCTCAATCGCTCCAGAGCCATAAAAGGCGATCTCCATCTACATCAAGGCCTAGCACCCCAAAACCAATTCCCCATCCTTCCATCAACATCCTCTAAAAGAACTAACTTCTAAACTCTGAAGTCTGTCTTGTGGAGCAGAATTCCTCAAACTGTCAAATTCCAAAATTGTACCGAAAACTGAACCAAAATTGCTTGCCAAGAGTATGAAGACAAACAGGTGTGGTGGATGTCTCACCGATGCGAAGGCGTGTCCGGGGAGCGCATCGGCGACGTCCTGGAGCACGGCGCCGAGGGGCGCGCTCCGTGCGGCCACGAGCGCGGCGCAGGCGCGTCCGACGGCGGCGAGCGCGGCGGGCTGGTCCTCGGCGGTGACGGAGGGGAGCACGGGGGCCTCGCCCCAGCCGACGGCGCCGCTGGAGAGCTCGACCCGCACGGCGACGTTGGAGACGGCGTCGAGGCGCGAGGAGGCGATGGTGAAGGGCGCGGCGAGCGGCACGTTGAGCGGGCGCGCCTCGGCCGCCGCCAGGTCCACCGAGAAGGTCTCCTTGAGGGCGTCGAAGCCGAACGCCTCCAtcggctgctgctgctgctgctgcgggGTCGGAGGGGATTGGGACGGCGACGGCGAGATGGCGCGGAGGCGGGTGGCTCTCTGGCGGCCGGCGCCGGCGTGGGTGGCTCGAGGGGTGGGGTTGAGGAGGGGCCTCGGGCTGGGAGGCTTCTGGGCGAAGCGGAGAGGGGATGAGGAGGATGTGGCGGAGGAGATGGAGCCGTCCATGGCCGGCAGCGCTGGGAAGCGGTGGCTCGGACGACGCTGACGAGCGATCGAGATTCGCGGGAGGCCGGCCGGGGAGGAGCTGCCGGCCGCTTTCTATATAGGCTTACAGAGTGGTTGGCGCAGTGACCACTGACAACGTGGGGCCGCGTCGTCAGTGGCACGCCGGTGCCGTCGCGGTTATCCCCACTGCTCCTCCGTGACGGAGAGGAGAAGCTGGAGGTGGCGGAGCAGTGCACGGGAGCGGGCCCACACGTCAGCCGATCCGGCTGTGTGTCGAGTGCCAGCTGGGCACGGAACTGCCGGGTGTCGCGACGCTCGGGGCGTGGCTGCATGCGGCGGTGGGGCCCACACGCAGCGGGGCAGGGAGGCTGTTGATGCCGTCGAGGAGCGGCGGAGCGCTCGGTGGCGTGGGGGGCGGGAACGCCGGGCGGTCGCCGCGGCGGTGGCCATCACGTGGGGAAAAGAAGTCCGTCCGTCTGGGGGACCCACGGTGACGGTGCATGCGCGTTCGGCGGACTGTTTGTTTCGTCGCGAGGATCGTCCTCGTGATGAGCACATTGAGCACATGGCATGGGCCCTCGTACTACTGGCACTCGTACGTGATGAAGACCGCTGGGCTCTTCGGTGCCAAGCCCGTACCCATTGTCTCAAAAAAAGAAGTAATTACTTTTTTTGTTCATAGTTAATGATTGATTCTCGCCATCATTTGGAGCACCGCGATCTGCCCCTTGCGGCCTCCAAGGAGGCACCACTTTTGTATGGATCTACTTGTTGATGATAAGCTTgcactatagtagtagtactatgTGTACGAAAACAACATCCAACATACACTACAAGAAAATGTAGTATTAGCGACCACACCTATTGTTACCAAGCATTTTGATGCCTATAGATATACTAATTGCAATCAGTTTAGTACAAACTCGGTTACTATAGTCAGCTGTCACGAATGGGTACTATTCAATCATGTGAGTACTTATAGCAACCAGGGAGGAAATTGAAAAAAAGCCAATCGGCTCCGCTCCAGGGCATCCATCCATCCCCACGCTCGAAGAAAACAGAGGCGAGGCAGAGCTCTTTCCTGGCGGCGGCCGACGGCAAGGCGACTCGCCCCAAATCCCCAAATCAAATCGTCCCTGGCGGCGGCCGACGGCCACGGCGGGTCCTTGCGGAGGGGGCGGCAGAAGGCGGAGGGCCCGTTCCTTCCGGCGGAGGGGGCGGCGGAAGGCGGAGGGCGCGTTCCTTGCGGCAGCGGCGGTCGTGTCCCTTGCGGCGGTGGTGGCAGCGCGGCTGCGTGGGGGAGGGGACGCAGGAGCGGCCGCGATAGCAGACAGGCGCCCGCCGCGTGGTCAACGTACCTAGGCTGCTGCAATAGGCACCTAGGGTTCCTTCTTCCCCAACCAGCTCTGAAGGAGACGCCCAAGCTCGCAAGATCTCGCTCTCACAGGCTTCAACCCGTAAGAATGATCTCCCCTTTGTCCTTGCCTCCTTCCCAGTGTCTCTCCATTAATTTGCTTGGAGTACTTGATGGCTAAATCATGCACTTCAAGTGTTTGTGGAAATGTGGAAGTAAAATATACATGTAGCATTTACTTTGTAATTTGAAAACTGGCTTGGCCTATGATGTAGAGTTCGGTTTTGTGATTTGAATATAATGTTTATAGCATTAGGACTTGTAGTATAATGTTTTCCAAGGATATACTGTTCTATGAAGGCTGTCTTTGTATAATGTTGCAGTAGAATGTTTGAAGACTGTCCTTGTATACAATTCTAGTACAACATTATACAGTTCCTTGGACTGTTGCTGCTGTGATATTATATTCTAGTACAACATTATACAGTTCCTTGTATATTGTAGGTAATGTGGTTATGTTGTTATATTTTACATTTCTAGTACTATTTTGGTTCACTTGTAGAGTGCTTGTGCAGGAAAAGATAGAGTATGGATAAGAGTTGGATGAGGTTGCCTGATAGGTTTTCAAGCGATTACGTTTCAGGGGTGAATGCATTCATTGATTTTGCTTGTCAACATAACAACGGCAATGATAAGATGCGTTGCCCTTGTGAAACTTGTATGAATATAAGTCAGCAGAGTGTTAGTCAAGTTCGAACCCATTTGTTATTGTATGGTATACAAACTTCGTACACAAAATGGGTATTCCATGGAGAACAAGTTAGCAATGATGAAGACCAAGTTGATGAGTCACTTGAAGATGAGGAAGATGTTGATGATTTTGATGGATTTGATATGGTCCAAGATCTGCTAGGAGATATCCATAGAGCCACGTTTGGGGTTGACGAGCAAGATAACCATAATCCTGCTGGAGGTAGCATTCCGGAGCCCAATGAGTCATCAACCAGATTTGACGGCTTGCTCAGAAGTGCACAACGTGAGCTGTACCCGGGCTGCAAAGGTCACTCGGTGCTATCCTTTGTTTTAAAGCTGGTACGCCTCAAAGATCTTAACCATTGGAGCAAAAAATCTTTTGACATGTTACTCAAGCTTCAGAAGGAGGCTTTGCCAGCCGGTAACTCGCTTCCAGCCACGTAATACGAA from Triticum urartu cultivar G1812 chromosome 3, Tu2.1, whole genome shotgun sequence encodes:
- the LOC125542472 gene encoding L-Ala-D/L-amino acid epimerase-like isoform X2 is translated as MDGSISSATSSSSPLRFAQKPPSPRPLLNPTPRATHAGAGRQRATRLRAISPSPSQSPPTPQQQQQQPMEAFGFDALKETFSVDLAAAEARPLNVPLAAPFTIASSRLDAVSNVAVRVELSSGAVGWGEAPVLPSVTAEDQPAALAAVGRACAALVAARSAPLGAVLQDVADALPGHAFASARAGVEMAVIDAVANSIRIPLWRLFGGASNTVTTDITIPIVTPNEAAQLAAKYRGQGFQTLKLKVGKNLNSDIEVLKAIRLVHPDCSFILDANEGYTANQAIEVLDRLNEMGVTPVLFEQPVHRDDWEGLRDVSIAAMEKYRVAVAADESCRGLHDAQKIIHGNLAHVINIKLAKLGVLGALEVIDAARKAGIALMIGGMVETRIAMGFAGHLAAGLGCFSFIDLDTPLLLSEDPVYGGYEASGPVYKFKNARGHGGFLHLDNNNGWK
- the LOC125542472 gene encoding L-Ala-D/L-amino acid epimerase-like isoform X1, yielding MDGSISSATSSSSPLRFAQKPPSPRPLLNPTPRATHAGAGRQRATRLRAISPSPSQSPPTPQQQQQQPMEAFGFDALKETFSVDLAAAEARPLNVPLAAPFTIASSRLDAVSNVAVRVELSSGAVGWGEAPVLPSVTAEDQPAALAAVGRACAALVAARSAPLGAVLQDVADALPGHAFASARAGVEMAVIDAVANSIRIPLWRLFGGASNTVTTDITIPIVTPNEAAQLAAKYRGQGFQTLKLKVGKNLNSDIEVLKAIRLVHPDCSFILDANEGYTANQAIEVLDRLNEMGVTPVLFEQPVHRDDWEGLRDVSIAAMEKYRVAVAADESCRGLHDAQKIIHGNLAHVINIKLAKLGVLGALEVIDAARKAGIALMIGGMVETRIAMGFAGHLAAGLGCFSFIDLDTPLLLSEDPVYGGYEASGPVYKFKNARGHGGFLHLDNNNGWVCHS